GTTGTGGCTCGAGCACCGCATTGATCTGCTCAGCCACGAGCCGAGGTTCCCGGATTGGCGGATGCGGTGCGACGGACGTCAGGATATCACGCACTTGCTCGAGCGCCATCTGCGGCCGGCTGCTTCGAACGATGAAGTGCACGTCGTCGCTGAAGTCCGGCGTCATCGGCGTGAAGACCATCGGCACGTGCCGGTCCTGAACCGAGGCGTATTTCGTATCCCGTACCACACCCACGACGGTGAATCGCATGGACCCGGCGTGCACCATCTGCCGGCCCACCGGGTGACCGTCCGGAAACAAAGCCTTGGCGGCGGCCTGGTTGATGATTGCCGTACTGAACGCCCGCGCCGTGTCGTCTGGTATGAACGCCCGCCCATCGACGATGGGCACGCGCAGCACGTCGAAGTAATTCGGGCTGATGTAGACCCAACCCGCGTTCACCTGATCGTTCGCCGACCCCTCGCCAGCTCCTGCCTTGTCGGCGGATACGAAGGGCAGAGGACTGGCTCTCGCCAAAGGGACATGAGTCGACAGCGCCACTCCGGTGACCCCGGGTATTTGCGATGCGCCAGCGGTCGCCAACTGGTAGTAGCTCGCGACGTCGGCGCCCTTGTAGCCGCCGAGTGCCGGATTGACGCGAACGGCGGCGAGCGGCGAAGGATCGAATCCCAGGTCACTCCGCAAACCTGCCTGGACAGTTCTGACGAAGAGTCCAGCCCCAACGAGCAGCACGATCGACAGCGCAACCTCGCAGCCCAAGAGCACGGCGCGCGTGTCGAGGCCGGACTTCGCTTGCGTGTTCCGCAACGATGCGATCAGGCTGGTCTTGGACGTTTGCATGGCGGGCCACAAGCCGAAGAGCAGAGCGGTGAGCGCGCCGAGCGTCATCGTCGCGACCAGCACGCGGCCGTTCAAGTCGAATGGTATTTCGGCCAGCGAGATACCGCCGGGCAGCGTGAACGACGCGAGGAGATGGACGCCTGCCCGGCCGACGAGCAGTCCCGCGAGGGAACCGGCCAAGCCGAGCAGCAGGCTTTCTACAGCGAGCTGTGCGCGATGCGCGCTCGCGACGCGCCGAGCGACGAACGGAGGCTGAGCTCCACGGACCTCTCGCCTGCCCGAACGAGGAACAGATTCGCCACGTTGAAACACGCGATCAGCAAGGTGAGCGCGACGACGGCGCCGAGAATCCACACGAATCGGATCAACGTGGCTCGGTCGCGCCAGGCGGCGGCGTCGTTGACCGCCGCGCTGTTGGCGTCGATGCCGAGCGCCAGCGTCGCGACCACGACCAGGGTGAATGCCGGAGCGCGGCGCAGACTGCGGGCGGCAAATCGAACGTCGCGGAGGAGACCGTCGCACCAATCCGTGCCGAGCGTGCCGAGCGTGCCCTGGAGGAGATTGTCCGGTTTACTCATCTGCGCTCATATCGGTAGCCGAGATGAGCGCATGATAGAACGTGGCGAGGGAGCAGCGAGCCGAAAAACCGCCGTCATCGGCGGGAATTCGGCCAACGTCATCGGGATTCGTTGGGCGTGTCACTCTTGAATCTGGTCGAGCGCTGGCGTCGTTCGTCGGCGAACGGAGACACGCGATGAAAAAGAAGCGATGAGCTTTGACGGACGTGCGCCCAGGCTGCGGCTGGCGGTGATTGTGGCGCCGCTCTTCGCGTCGTTGGCGATCGTTTTGGGCGCGGCTGTTCGGCAGCTCGCGACGACCGGGTTGCATGAGGTCGGCGCTACCTCGCTCATCGGCATCGTCCTGCTCGCGCTCATTCTGTTCGTCTACGGCGCGCCATTGGCATATGGCGGAACGATCCTCATTCTATGGCCGGCTGCCGTGCTTCTGCGCAATGCCGGATCGCTCAGTTGGTGGAGTCTCACCCTGATCGGCGCCGTCTGCGGCGGGCTGCTATTCCCGGTCTATCTCCATGCGTTCGACGCCCGGGCGACCTGGGGATTTTTCCCAGCCGCGGGCGTCGCCGCGGGCGCGGCGACGGGCTGGGGGTTCTGGTTCGTCGCAACGCGCGGCGCATCGTCGAATCATGCCAACGAACGGCCTCGTTCCTGAAAAGCGAACATCCTTTTTCCAACTCCGCCGACCCTCTGAGCGCGATTCTTTTCTTCGGGCCAAGACGTTCACTCGCGTAACGCCACGGTGGGATCGACTTTCGCCGCGCGCCACGATGGGACAGATGCCGCCGTCAACGCAACAAGCAACAACCCCAGCGACACGAAGATGTACGTTTTCGTGTCGCTGGCGCTCACGCCGTACAACGCCGACGTGAGGAGCCGCGCGAAGGCGGCCGCACCGGCAACGCCGAATACGATTCCCATCGCGGTGAGACGCAGCGCTCCGGCGCCCACGTGTCCGAGGATGTCACGCGGTCGCGCGCCGAGTGCGATGCGGACCCCGATCTCGCGCGTGCGCTGCGCAACGCCATAGGCGATCAACCCATACAACCCGACCGTGGCGATGACCATCGTCACGACCGCCAGAACGGACATCATCCCGGCCATCATGGTGAAAGGCGACACGTGGCGTGCCTGCATTGCCTCCATCGTCATGGCGTCCCCGACGGCGACCGATGGGTCAGTGCGCGCAACGACGGCGCGGACTGCGTCGCGCATCGAGTCGGGGTCGCCCAGCGTCCAAATCGCCAGCACGGCGTAAGCGCGGGGCGCCTGGTAGACGGAGCGATACAGCGTGTATCGCATCTCTTCGTCGAGACCGCCGTGGTGCACGTTCGACGCAACGCCCACGACGGTCCAGATCGAATCGGCGATCTTGACGACCCGTCCGATCGCGGTGGTATGCGGCCAAAGCGCGTCGGCCATATAGCGATTGACGACCAGGACCCGCTGGGCCCCCGCGACGTCGCGATCCTCGATCCCGCGGCCCTCTTCTATAGATACGCCGCTGGCCTGCATGTACCGGGGCGTGACCTGCTGGGCGATTCCGGTCAACGGCCGGCCGCCCGGCTCCGGCGCCCGCCCGGGAACGTCGAACCCGATTCCGCCAAAGTCGTTGCTGAGCGGGGTGGTGGTTCCCGCACCTGCGGCACGGATGCCCGGGACGGCGCCCAGGTTGACGTCGAGCCGCCGGAAGAAATCGGCACGAGACGAGTCATCGCCGCCGGGCGGCAACGTCAGCTCCATGGTGAGCACGTGGTCCAACCGCACTCCGGCGTTACCGCGGATCATGTTGCGCACGCTCGTGGTGAACAGCGCCGCTGCCGTGAGGAGTACCAGCGCGATGCTCACCTCGAGCACGATCAACGTCGCTCGAGTCTGCGTTCCATGCACGCCGCCGGTATTTGCTCGGCCGCCTTCGGCCAACACGCTCGAGAGGCTAATGCGCGTCGCGCGCGCCACCGGCAGGAGCGCGAACGCGAGCATCGCCACGATCGCGGTGCCGAGCGCGAAGAGCAGGACGTGCGGATCGACGCCCATTCGCGCCCACCCTGGAAGAAAGGCGGCGAAACCCGGCGGGATGGCGTCGCGCAACCACCTCACACCCCAACGAGCCAACAACGCGCCGAGTGCGCCGGCGACGAGCGAAAGCAACAGCGACTCGGCAAGAAGGTGACGGGCGAGTCGCCAGCGACGCACGCCAAGCGCGGCGCGCAGGGCCAGCTCCTGGCGGCGGGCCGACAGCCGCGCGAGCGCGAGGTTCGCGGCGCTCATGCAGGCAGCCAGAAATACGAGCAGGGCGGCGGCTCGCGAAATGTCGTCGAGGATTTGGACGTCGTCGGTGTGATACGCGGCGATCGGACGGGCGCGAAGTACCCAGCCGCTGTCGGTCTTGGGAGATTCGCTCACCAGTTGTCGGTTGATCGTCGCCACCTCGGCAGACGCTCGGTCGATGGTCGCACCATCGGTCAGCCGCGCAAACGCGTTGAGGTATCGAGCCGAGTGATCGTTCTCGTCTTGGGCCGTGGCGCGAAATGGTTTGTAGACGTCGGCCGTCGTCGGAAACCGGATGTCCTCCGCCAGGACCCCGACTACCGTGCGGGGTTGCTGGTCGATGGTGACGACCGAGTCGATGACGCCGAGGCTCGCGTTGAAGCGTCGATGCCAGAACTCGTACGAGAGGACCACCACGTTCGGACCGCCCTCGACGCCCGCGTCGCCCGGGAACCCATGGCCCGCCGTGAAGCGTGCGCCGATCGTTTGCCAAGTGTCGGGCGAGACGGCGAACCCTTTGACGGCCTCGCTGCCATTGCTGCCGCGCAGCGCCGTGGCCCAGTCGTACGCGCCGACCGCGGTGATCGACGGGGCGCGTCGTTGGATCGCGACAAGAGCTGCCGGCGAGAGCTGAGTGCAGTCGACGCCGCAGCGCGCGTTGCCGTAGGTGATCCAGAGGAGCTTGTCCTGCGGCAGTTGGGGGAATGGCTGGTGGATCGCGCGGGCCAGCGTGTACACGGTGGTACCGGCCCCGATGCCCATGGCCAGCGTGACGACCAGGGCGACGCTGTACGCGGGCGAGCGGACGATCGCCCGCCATCCGTGGCGCAGGTCCTGCACGAGCTGCTCGAGCCAGGCCCACCGCCACACATCGCGCACCGACTCGCTCGCGTTGGTGACGTTGCCGCAGCGCCGTCGCGCAGCGAACGCCGCGTCGTGTTTCGCGAATCGTTCTCCGGCGGCGAGCGATTCGGCTTCGAAGTCGAGGTGGTCGCGCAGCTCGCGCGCGATGTCAGCGTCCGATGGCGATCCGCGACGAGGGAGTCGGGCGACGAGTCGGCGCAGCATGGGTCGCACCTCCGGCAGGGATTTCATACGGGTTTCATGACGAGACTAATCGCGCGCACGAGCTCATTCCACCGCGACTGCTCGTGTGCGAGCTGTCGCCGTCCGGCGGCGGTGAGCCGGTGGTACTTGAACTCTCGATTCCTGTCGGGTGCCTTTTCCGGCGGGCGGCGTGGATTTGTTTCAGCGGCCGCAATGCCGGGTCGTGAGGCGGTCGCCGAGCCGCGGCAACGCCCGCTGATCGGTCTCCGGCTGTCCGGGCCAGGCCACACGTTTCCATTCAAGGTTGGCAGTCTCTAGGTGTTCGGCCTGGTTGCGAGTGTCTCCGCTCCTGGTGCCCGTCTCAGCGGGTGTACGTGAAACCAACTATCATTTCGCCTTCCACGCGTCGAGCGCGGCCCGCTCTCGATCGGGGCTGATGCCCGCACTCGCCAGCATGCGCGTACGCGCGTCAGCCGGCGCGGCATTGAACCAGGCAAGCGCTTCGATCGCCGACACGCCGAGGGGCCGGAACGTCAGACCCGCTGCGATCGCCCGCCGATTGTCGGCGCTCATGCCCGCGGAGTCTGGGTCGCTGCGCGGGATCCACGTCGGCATGTCGCCCCATGCAGTGACCTTGTGCGCCGAGAGAAAGTCCGCCGGCACCCATGTGAACTTCACCTCTCGGTTCCCGTCGAATGCGCCGCGAATACCATAGAGCTGTTCGGCCATTGTGAGCGCCGAGGCGGGCCCGGCCGCGTTGAAAGTGCCGGTCGTCCCGTTCTCCACCATTCGAATCGTCCATTCGGCCAGGTCGCGGCAGTCGATGATTT
This genomic interval from Gemmatimonadaceae bacterium contains the following:
- a CDS encoding ADOP family duplicated permease; the encoded protein is MLRRLVARLPRRGSPSDADIARELRDHLDFEAESLAAGERFAKHDAAFAARRRCGNVTNASESVRDVWRWAWLEQLVQDLRHGWRAIVRSPAYSVALVVTLAMGIGAGTTVYTLARAIHQPFPQLPQDKLLWITYGNARCGVDCTQLSPAALVAIQRRAPSITAVGAYDWATALRGSNGSEAVKGFAVSPDTWQTIGARFTAGHGFPGDAGVEGGPNVVVLSYEFWHRRFNASLGVIDSVVTIDQQPRTVVGVLAEDIRFPTTADVYKPFRATAQDENDHSARYLNAFARLTDGATIDRASAEVATINRQLVSESPKTDSGWVLRARPIAAYHTDDVQILDDISRAAALLVFLAACMSAANLALARLSARRQELALRAALGVRRWRLARHLLAESLLLSLVAGALGALLARWGVRWLRDAIPPGFAAFLPGWARMGVDPHVLLFALGTAIVAMLAFALLPVARATRISLSSVLAEGGRANTGGVHGTQTRATLIVLEVSIALVLLTAAALFTTSVRNMIRGNAGVRLDHVLTMELTLPPGGDDSSRADFFRRLDVNLGAVPGIRAAGAGTTTPLSNDFGGIGFDVPGRAPEPGGRPLTGIAQQVTPRYMQASGVSIEEGRGIEDRDVAGAQRVLVVNRYMADALWPHTTAIGRVVKIADSIWTVVGVASNVHHGGLDEEMRYTLYRSVYQAPRAYAVLAIWTLGDPDSMRDAVRAVVARTDPSVAVGDAMTMEAMQARHVSPFTMMAGMMSVLAVVTMVIATVGLYGLIAYGVAQRTREIGVRIALGARPRDILGHVGAGALRLTAMGIVFGVAGAAAFARLLTSALYGVSASDTKTYIFVSLGLLLVALTAASVPSWRAAKVDPTVALRE
- a CDS encoding ABC transporter permease; the encoded protein is MFQRGESVPRSGRREVRGAQPPFVARRVASAHRAQLAVESLLLGLAGSLAGLLVGRAGVHLLASFTLPGGISLAEIPFDLNGRVLVATMTLGALTALLFGLWPAMQTSKTSLIASLRNTQAKSGLDTRAVLLGCEVALSIVLLVGAGLFVRTVQAGLRSDLGFDPSPLAAVRVNPALGGYKGADVASYYQLATAGASQIPGVTGVALSTHVPLARASPLPFVSADKAGAGEGSANDQVNAGWVYISPNYFDVLRVPIVDGRAFIPDDTARAFSTAIINQAAAKALFPDGHPVGRQMVHAGSMRFTVVGVVRDTKYASVQDRHVPMVFTPMTPDFSDDVHFIVRSSRPQMALEQVRDILTSVAPHPPIREPRLVAEQINAVLEPQRFGAAMNEPTRRGVVGLIMVAAAWTAWPKTSEDRLFCASTVCRPRSTLRQSPVRSGAHEVDRHPRRMARRLDGRHDR